ATGGATAATGAAGCTTTAATAGATTCTTTTTCAAATTTTAAATATGAAAAAAATATAGATAGGGTTAGCCTTATGGCTATTTTAGAGGAATCTATACGGTGTGTTTTAAGAAAAAAATATGAATCATCAAAAAATTACGATATCATTGTAAATCCAGATCAAGGTGATCTAGAGATATGGAGAAACCGCATTGTAGTAAAAGATGGAAAAATAAAAGATATAAATAAAGAAATAGAAATATCTATAGCTAGAAAAATAGAACCTGATTTTGAAATTGGTGAAGAAGTGACCGAAAAAGTAGAATTACAATCTCTAGGACGAAGAGCTATTTTATCTTTAAGACAAAATTTATTGTCTAAAATTAACGAATATGATAATACCAATATTTACAAAAAATTTAAAAATAAAATAGGAGAAATCATTAATGTAGAAGTCTATCATATTTTACCTAAACAAATAATTATGAGAGATGATGAACAAAACGAAATGGTTTTACCTAAACAAGAACAAATTCCAAATGACTTTTTTAGAAAAGGAGATCCAGTTAGAGTTTTAGTGAAACGAGTAGATTGGAAAGATAATAAACCTTTTGCTATTCTCACTAGAAAAGACGAATCTTTTTTAGAAGAACTTTTTAAATTAGAAATTCCAGAGGTTTCTGATGGTTTAATTACAGTTAAAAAAGTAGCACGTATTCCAGGAGAAAAAGCGAAAGTAGCTGTAGAATCTTATGATGATCGTATAGACCCAGTGGGAGCCTGTGTAGGAATGAAAGGTTCTCGAATTCATCCTATTGTTAGAGAATTAAAAAATGAAAATATAGATGTTATCAATTATACTTCTAATATAGAATTATATATAACACGATCTTTAAGTCCTGCTAAAGTTTCCATGATGGAAATAAATGAAGAAAATAAGTATGTAAATGTATATGTAAAAATTGAGGAGATATCAAAGGCAATTGGAAAGGGGGGGCAAAATATAAAATTAGCTAGTCAGTTAACAGGATATAAAATTCATATATTTAGAGATTCTCCTTATGAGGATGATGTAGAATTGACGGAATTTTCTGATGAGATAGAATCAGAAGTTATAGAAAAATTACATAAAATAGGTTTAAATACTGCAAAATCTGTTTTAAACTACAGTAAAAACAATTTGAAAATACGTACCAATCTTGAAGAAAAAACTATAAATAAAGTATTTACCATATTAAGAAAAGAGTTTGAAGAAGAATTAAATATAAACACATAGTTTTTTTCTTTCTAATATTTTTATTTTTGTTCTTAATATATTTTATATTTATGACTGATAAAATCAGATTAAAAACAGTATTAACGAAATTTAATATTTCCTTACAAAGAGTAATTAGTTTTTTACAAAAAAAAGGCATTAAAATAGAAAATAATCCTAATGCAAAAATAGAAGAACAAGTATACAGGTCTCTTGTTAGAGAATTTCAAACTTACAAGGAAATACATGATGCATCAGAAAAAATTTTTTTGCAAAAAAAGATGGAAAAAGAAAAAATAAAAGAAGAATTATTAAAATCAAAAAATATTCGGAATAATCAAATTATACGTAAAACATCAGATAAATTAGTTGAATTGAAAAAAATAGGAAAAATAGATATATTAGAAAACAAATATGGAATTAAAGAAGAAAAAAAAAATAATTTACATCAAGAAAAAAAAATAGAGAATAAGTTAAAAAATAATAATAAACCTGAACATATTGATACTATCTATCAAAAATTAGATGGAGTTATGTTAACAGGAGACAGGATTGATCTATCTCAATTCGAGAAAAAAAGAACAAAATCAGAAATTAAGAAAAAACGAAAAAGAATTAAAAAAGAAATTTTCATTGAAGAAATAAAAAATGTTTCTACTGTAGAAAAAAAACAAAACAAAGAAAAAAAATCTTCTTTTAATTATTTTAAAAAACAACATTCTAATGTTAACAAAATAGATAAGTCAAATAAATCAAAGAACAAAAAAGAGACACAAAAATCAGTAATTACTGATGAACAAATAAAAAAACAAATTAAAGAAACTTTAGAAAAGTTATCATCCAAAGGTATGAAGTCTAAAGCTTCAAAAATTAGAAAAGAAAAACGTCAGTCTAAGAAAGAAAAAAAACTTATTGAAAATGAAATAGAAAATAAAAAAGAAGAAAAAATTCTTAAACTAGCTGAATTTACTACAGTCAATGAATTAGCATCTATGATGAAAGTTAATGCAACTGACGTTATTATGTCTTGTATGTCTCTAGGGATTATGGTGACTATGAATCAAAGATTAGATGCAGAAGTATTAACTTTAGTTGCAGATGAATTTGGATTTAATGTAAAATTTGTTGGACTTGATATAGAAGAGGCTATTCAAGATGAAAAAGATTTAGAAGAACATTTAGAAACTAGACCTCCTATTATTACTGTGATGGGACATGTTGATCATGGAAAAACATCTTTGTTAGATTATATTAGAAATACTAATGTTATTGCAGGTGAAGCAGGTGGGATTACTCAACATATAGCTGCCTATAGTGTAGAATGTTCTAATAATCAGAGTATTACTTTTTTAGACACTCCAGGTCATGAGGCATTTACTGCTATGCGAGCAAGAGGAGCACAAATAACAGATATTGCTATTATAGTAATAGCGGCTGACGATCAGGTAATGACACAAACTAAAGAAGCAATTAGTCATGCTCAAGCAGCTAACGTACCTATTCTTTTTGTTTTCAATAAAATGGATAAATCTAATGCGAATTCAGATAAAATTAGAGAACAATTAGCTAATTTAAATTTATTAGTAAAAGAATGGGGTGGAAAATATCCTACTCAAGAAATATCAGCAAAATTAGGATCGGGAATAGAAAAACTATTAGAGAAAGTTATTTTAGTTTCCAAATCATTAAATTTAAAAGCCAATCCAAATAAACCTGCTATAGGAACAGTTATTGAAGCTTCTTTAGATAAAGGAAGAGGATATATTGCAACTTTACTTATACAAGGAGGAACATTAAAAATAGGAGATTATGTTTTAGCAGGAAGTCATCATGGAAAGGTAAAGAGCATTTTAGATGAACGAGGAAAATCTATTTCTTCATCAGGTCCATCTAAACCTATTACTATATTAGGTTTAAATGGAGCTCCTACTGCAGGAGATAAGTTTAAAGTATTTAAAGATGAAAAAGAAGCAAAACAATTAGCCTCTAGAAGAGAACAATTACAAAGAGAACAAAATATACGAGCTCAAAAACATCTTACATTAGATGAAATAGGAAGACGTATAGCATTAGGTGATTTTAAAGAATTGAAAATTATTATTAAAGGAGATGTAGATGGATCAGTTGAAGCTATTGCTGATGCTCTTCAAAAATTATCCACAGATACTATTATGATCAATATTATTTATAAAGGAGTTGGTCAGATTACGGAATCTGATGTTTTATTAGCAAGTGCTTCAGATGCTATTATCATAGGATTTAACGTTCGTCCTAATTTAGGAGCTAAAAATATAGCGAAAAAAGAAAATATAGAAATACGTACATATTCCATTATATATGATGTAACTAATGATATTCAAGAAGCCATGGATGGAATGTTATCTCCCGAAATTAGAGAAAAAATATTAGGAAATGCTGAAATTAGAGAAATATTTAAAATCCCAAAAATGGGAACTATAGCTGGATGTATGGTTGTAGAAGGAAAGTTATTACGTCAGTCAAAGGTAAGGTTAATTAGAGAAGGAATTGTCATTCATAATGGAGAATTTACTTCCCTGAAACGGTTTAAAGAAGACGTGAAAGAAGTTTTAAAAGGATATGAATGTGGATTAGGAATTAAAAATTATCAAAATCTTAGATCTGGAGATATTGTAGAAGCTTATGAAGAATTATCTGAACTTAAAAAAAGTTAATGTATGTATAGAACACATAATTGTGGAGAATTAACTCGAAAAGATATTGGAAGAGAAGTGATATTGTCTGGATGGATTCAAAAAATAAGAAATTTTGGATCTTTGTTTTTTTTGGATATTAGAGATTATTTTGGTATTACACAATTAATTCTTTACAAAGAATTAGTAAAAAAAGCATTTTTTTTAGGAAGAGAATGTTTAATTCAAGTAAAAGGAAAAGTAATAGAAAGATCATCTAAAAATCTCAATATTCCTACGGGGGAAATAGAAATTTCAGTTTGTCATATAAATTTATTAAATCCATCTTTATCTCCTCCTTTTACCATAGATAATAAAACAGATGGAAATGAAGAAATTAGAATGATTTATAGATATCTTGATATTAGAAGAAACCCTATTAAAAATAATTTGATTATTCGTCATAATTTAACTTTAGAAACACGTAATTTTCTTTCTAAAAATGGATTTTTAGAAGTAGAAACTCCTATATTGATCAATTATACTCCAGAAGGAGCTAGAAGTTTTATTGTTCCTTCTAGAACACACGTTGATAAATTCTATGCATTAGCTCAATCTCCACAATTATTTAAACAATTGTTAATGATAGGAGGAATAGATAAATATTTTCAAATTGTTAAATGTTTTA
The sequence above is drawn from the Blattabacterium cuenoti genome and encodes:
- the nusA gene encoding transcription termination factor NusA; translation: MDNEALIDSFSNFKYEKNIDRVSLMAILEESIRCVLRKKYESSKNYDIIVNPDQGDLEIWRNRIVVKDGKIKDINKEIEISIARKIEPDFEIGEEVTEKVELQSLGRRAILSLRQNLLSKINEYDNTNIYKKFKNKIGEIINVEVYHILPKQIIMRDDEQNEMVLPKQEQIPNDFFRKGDPVRVLVKRVDWKDNKPFAILTRKDESFLEELFKLEIPEVSDGLITVKKVARIPGEKAKVAVESYDDRIDPVGACVGMKGSRIHPIVRELKNENIDVINYTSNIELYITRSLSPAKVSMMEINEENKYVNVYVKIEEISKAIGKGGQNIKLASQLTGYKIHIFRDSPYEDDVELTEFSDEIESEVIEKLHKIGLNTAKSVLNYSKNNLKIRTNLEEKTINKVFTILRKEFEEELNINT
- the infB gene encoding translation initiation factor IF-2, with translation MTDKIRLKTVLTKFNISLQRVISFLQKKGIKIENNPNAKIEEQVYRSLVREFQTYKEIHDASEKIFLQKKMEKEKIKEELLKSKNIRNNQIIRKTSDKLVELKKIGKIDILENKYGIKEEKKNNLHQEKKIENKLKNNNKPEHIDTIYQKLDGVMLTGDRIDLSQFEKKRTKSEIKKKRKRIKKEIFIEEIKNVSTVEKKQNKEKKSSFNYFKKQHSNVNKIDKSNKSKNKKETQKSVITDEQIKKQIKETLEKLSSKGMKSKASKIRKEKRQSKKEKKLIENEIENKKEEKILKLAEFTTVNELASMMKVNATDVIMSCMSLGIMVTMNQRLDAEVLTLVADEFGFNVKFVGLDIEEAIQDEKDLEEHLETRPPIITVMGHVDHGKTSLLDYIRNTNVIAGEAGGITQHIAAYSVECSNNQSITFLDTPGHEAFTAMRARGAQITDIAIIVIAADDQVMTQTKEAISHAQAANVPILFVFNKMDKSNANSDKIREQLANLNLLVKEWGGKYPTQEISAKLGSGIEKLLEKVILVSKSLNLKANPNKPAIGTVIEASLDKGRGYIATLLIQGGTLKIGDYVLAGSHHGKVKSILDERGKSISSSGPSKPITILGLNGAPTAGDKFKVFKDEKEAKQLASRREQLQREQNIRAQKHLTLDEIGRRIALGDFKELKIIIKGDVDGSVEAIADALQKLSTDTIMINIIYKGVGQITESDVLLASASDAIIIGFNVRPNLGAKNIAKKENIEIRTYSIIYDVTNDIQEAMDGMLSPEIREKILGNAEIREIFKIPKMGTIAGCMVVEGKLLRQSKVRLIREGIVIHNGEFTSLKRFKEDVKEVLKGYECGLGIKNYQNLRSGDIVEAYEELSELKKS